gttgtgatacgattgaactttgatgctgtgtaataatactatgacactggtaacaatgatcgagaattcttgttttctcattgttatagctacggattttcaacaacgatgatactaaacttacgaATAAAGATCCGAAAATCAATTTTAGAAGATCTGTATCAACAACCATTAGAGAGAGAAGCACCGGAAAATAcagagttttttgaaaattttgattgtTCTCTTTTGATCTTTGATATGCTAGTTTAATCGTAATGAAGTTTTTGTTGATTTTATACTGATTTACATGGGTAGATTGTGTATTTTCtttcagttttcttttcttcattcCATCTTATTTTAGTTTTCCGGAGATTGTCTAACAAAGTTTTAGTCTGCTCCTTTCCTCCTCTTTTCCTTTTTAGGAACCATGTTTTCTAGTCTATATTTGTTTGATATTGCTATACATTATCTAATGTTTCCTTGATTTCTTTGCAGAGCCTCATCCACGTTATACCATGGGGGGCCTCCATTATTGGACCTGTCTTATTCTCTTCCTTGTTCAAGCTCTATTGTCCCATTCAACAGCAGTATGCGCTTCATCTCCTTTGGCAGTTTTGCAAACCATCAAACTCATGATGGATTTTAACAGTATGTCCCAGTATTTTGCTTCAAATCATGTTTATGATTTCAATATCTCAACCGATGTTTGTTCTCATGATGCAAACTTATATTCTCAGTACAGAGTCAACTCTCACAAACTTTTGGAGCCAgaaaaatttcaaattttgaaaacccttgaTTGGCGGCATTATAACTGTTGTACGGTCATTTCGAAGAATATTTCAATCTCATTCAATGCTTATATTAGTCATCATCTAGCTGTCAAAGAGTTTCTCTCGCTAATTAAGCCAATCTTGTACTCTTTTAATGTTGAGTATTCGTCAATGATCTTTGCTGTTATAGACTTTATGAGGTTCAAAGATCTTCCTTATCTTCCCAATGAAAAATTTGGTAAATCTGTTGCTACTTTCACTCTTTATAACCCAAGAAAGAGGGCCCATTCTTATCTTACTCTATCATCAAACACCTTGTTTCATCTTCAAGGAAAAAGAATGTCTTCAACTTCAAAGAACCCTGTAACTTCTATCACCAATCAACTTCAGAATGCAAACATCAGAAACATCTCCGCTGCAAGACTAAGGCAATCAGTTGGTTCAGTGAGGGCTCTCTCGGCAGCACAAGAAGAACGTGGTCATACTTTGATAGGGAAGATTTACAATGAAGATTCTTTAGAAACAGATACAGTAAGGAAGGAACTTAAGACACTCTGGAAGCCCTACAAGTTCAGAGAAATGCGTGATCTTGACAGGaacatttttcttttcaagtttcAAACAAAGGAAAAGATGGAGGCGCTGCTTAAGAAAAATCCCTGGAATGTTTGTAAGTCTCATCTAAATCTCCTCCCTTATGATGATGTTGTTCCTTTACAAGATTGGAAATTCACACACAGTGAGTGGACAGTCCAGTTTAAAAACTTATTACTTGAACACCACTCtgttcaagtaattgatgaagctctgatcgAACTTGGTCCAAATATTTCGACAGATCCACCAAATTGTAGGCCTTCTTATGGAATCATGATATCTGCCAGAATAACAGTAGATTTATGCAAGCCTCTTTTTAGAGGTGGTTGGTGGAACACAAGAGCGGGAGGAGTTACTTAGGTAAGATACCATTGGGAGTGTCAACCCCATAATCTCTGTACGCTTTGCTGGACTATAGATCACAACAAGGAGGAATGTGTCAATATAACACATGACTTGAAGATTCGAAGATACACAAATGAGGAATATGTCAAATATATTCATGATTTGGCTGAAGCATATGGAGTTGAAATATGTGAGGACCTAGACATCTTAGTCCAAAGAATATGTGAGGCTAGCAAGAATCAATTAGCAGAACAAAGTGATGACTATGAGGAATCTAGAAGGCTTAAAAGATCAAGAAGCaatgaagatgttgagaatgacTTGACTGAGGAAGTGGAGAACAATGATCTTTCTAATCTAAATGTGCAAAACACTGCGaaaaatccttcttctattgagtTTGATGGAATGGAGCATGATTTAATAGAGGAGGGAGAGAATAACACTAAGGAGTACCCCCATGTGATGGATGAGGCTGCTGCTGCTCTAACAGATTTGGTATTTTCTTCTTCTCGCTGCTTTCTTTTTCAACAAGTTTCCCTTACGGACACTTATTACTTTTACTTTCATATCATTCTTAGAATCTAATAATTTTTCAGTATGAAAATTCTTAGTTGGAACTATCAAGGGTTGTTAAGCATAGATACTAGAGACCATCTCCTTTATCTTACTAATCTTCATCACCCTGATATTATCTTCATCtgtcaaacaaaaataaatgataatatgataatAAAGTTATGTAATATTCTAGGTATGCCCAACAAGTCTTTTGTTCCTTCTGTTGGTCGTGCAGGGGGTTTACTCTTGTTATGGAAAGATGGCTTTTCTTTTAGCATAGTTCATCAAGATGATAAGATTTTCCATACTCGAATCATTAATAACCCCAACAGAGGAGAATGGTGCTTAACTTGTGTTTATGGAACTCCCTATAATCACGAAAAAGAAGCTCAATGGTCTCTTATCCAGAATCTTGGTAGGTCTATTAATAAGCCTTGGGTTGTCATTGGTGATTTAAACATCACTTTTACACCCAGCGACAGAAATACAGACTGTAATAATATCACTTCTAATGATTTCGTAGATATTATTAAAGATTCTGATCTCACTGACTTAGGTTTCTGTGGTAAACCCTATACCTGGCCTAGCAACAAACATGGCACATGCCGGTTTAAGTCCAGATTAGATAGAGCCTTAGGAAATAGTGAATGGTTCCTTGTTTATCCTGATTCTGTTCTTAAGCATCTTCACCACTATGGTTCTGACCACACCCCCATTTTGTTGGAACTCTCTAATAAAAATAGGGTAGTAGGTAGAAACTGGAATTTTTTTGAACATTGGCTCAAACATGAAACGTTTTCTGATAAAATTAAAGCTGCTTGGTCTACTAATTTTTCTGGTTCTCTTTTGTCCTTACAAACAAGCTATCAAATACTAGACATGTGTTTTCACTCTGGATTAAAATCACATTTGGAGATTTCAACAAACGTATTACTGATCTACAGTCAGATTTAAGTTCACTTCAATCTGCTGATGTTAATGGTTCTAACACGGAAGAAGTCATCAAACTGGAAAGTGAGATCAGACAGCTCAATGAAATTGAAGCGAGTTCAAATAGGAAAAAGTCTCGTGACCATTTTTACAATGATATGGATATGAACTCAAGGTACTTTCACATCAGAATGAATCGAAGAAAATGTCGAAATACAATTGATTCTCTCTTGGCTTCAGATGGAACATGGTGTAACGACAGAGACTCAATTTCCCACCTTCTCCAGTAGCATTTCCAGAAAATAACGTCTACCTCAAATCCTTCAAACAACCAGAATTTTCTCAAGCATATATCGCAATGCATTTCTATGGAGGACAATGAAGAACTAGAAGCCATTCCGTCAGAACAAGAGATATATCAAGCACTTATGATGATGGAACCTTGGActtctcctggtccagatgggcGCCTGGTTTCTACCAGACTCAATGTCTAGTGGTGAAAGAAGATGTCTGCAAGACAATTCAATCATTCTTCCACTCGGGTTTTCTTCTTCAGCAACTTAATAACACGAGAGTATCATTGATTCCCAAAGTGCAGGTAGTCAACAAACCGGAGGATTTTCGTCCCATTGCTTTGTGCAATACAGTATACAAGATTATCTCAAAGATAATTGCCTTGAGGTTGAAGAAAcacattgcaaaaatcatctcgcCAATGCAGTCGGCTTATGTTCCAGGCAGACTAATATCGGAAAATATTTGCTTAGTGCAGGAAATTGTGCAAGCTATGAAGAAAAAAGAAGGTTTAAGTGGTCATATTGCGCTTAAGATGGACATGTCCAAGGCGTTTGATAGACTCGAATGGAGCTTCCTTCTAGACATTCTCAAGCAATTTGGTTTTTCAGATAAATTTCGGCAACTTATCTCTCAGTGTATCTCTACAACATAGAGAGAAGTCATGTTAAGTGGTTTTCCCACTCCTGCATTTAAACCAACTCGTGGTATTAGACAGGGTGACCCTTTATCACCCTATCTATTTATCCTAGCAATGGAGTCTTTCTCAAGGTTCTTAGCATACTGTGAAGCAACGGGGCAAATAATAGGTATGAAAATCTCACGTTCAGCTCCAAAGATCAATCAtctgctttttgcagatgattgtctccTATTCTGTAAAGCTACGGAAATTCAGGTTCAGAAATTGTTAAATGTGATCCAGAAGTTCTCTTCGTGCTCAGGACATCTGATAAACTTTAGTAAATCAGCAGTGTATTTCAGTTCTAACCTCTCACCTGAAGATTGTTAGACTATTAGTGGAGCTTTACAAGTTAGATACTTGAACATCTCAGATGAAAAGTATCTTGGTCTTCCTTTTTTTGTAGGCAGGAAGAAGCGAATTCCTTTCTCCATACTCTGTGACAAAATGGATAACAGATTTTCAAAGTGGAATGGTGGAAATATGTCTGAGGCAGCAACATCAGTGATCAAGAATATCTCCAATGCAGTACCGATTCATCATATGACAAGTTTCAGATTACCAGACGTCACTATTAAACAGATGAGCTCAAAACAACAATAATTCTCGAGGAATAAGAAATCATGTGGAGGGAATCATATCATTACTTGGAAAAGAACGCAAAAACCTAAAGAAGAATGAGGGTTGGGCTTCCGTGATATGCAAATATTCTACAGGGCCCTACTTGCGAAATCTGCATGGAAAATTTGTTCTGACACGGACTCTATGATGGCAAAATCACTTCAGGCTAAATACTTTCAAGATGAAGATATTTTCATCCTTAAGAAGAAGCCTAATACAACTTGGAGTTGGAGAAGTTTGAGTTCTGATCTAGGGTTTGTGCAATCAAACTCTTTTTGGTGTTTAGGGAATGGTAGGAAAATACTAATATGGAAGCACAGATGGATTCAAGCTCTTTCGAATCCTCCAGTTCCAAAACCAGGCTGCACATCTCATCAGCGATATAAGTATGTGCATGAACTGTTTTGTCAGAACACCAGTTCATGGGATATACAGACTCTGCAAGAACTGTTTGAACCTAATATAGTCAATATCATTAGGGGTTTACGATTCACCAAAACTGTGAAGATAGTTAGTTTGGATGTTGGAAAGGAATGGCAATTTCTCTGTAAAATCAGCTTACAGGAAGTTGTACGAAGAAGAAGACAACTCTGAGTCAGTAGGTCCGAGAATGCTCAAGATCTATAAATCCCTGTGGAAACTGCCTTTACTTCCCAGAATAAGGCAGTTCTTGTGGAAATACGTATCTTCTCTTCTTCCTACAAGGGACATTCTAAGCACAAAAGTTCCTGGAGTTACCTCTCTTTGCCCCTTTTGTGAACAAGTGGATGAAACCCAATCACATGTCTTAATGGAATGTAATCTGTCCAGAGCAGTATGGTTTTCTATCACTGGTTGGTATGCATATGTTTCTATATCCTTCTCAGAATGGATACAAATATGGTTTGATGACTTTCACGCCAAGAGAATTACAGTTAATGAAATCTGCGAAAGAGCTATTGTAGCTTGTGTTTATGGTATGATCGTTGTGAGAAGACTTTTCAAAACATCAACCCTAATCCAGATAAAACAATTCTAAAAGCGCGTAGCTTCATCAGTGATCATGTGGCTCAAAAAAGCATGCATCCTTTCATTGCTAATAGAATCTGTCGTAGAAATACTCACTGGTTGCCTCCATCTGTGGATGTCATTACCATTAATATTGATGGTTCTTATTCATACTCTAACAACACTGGCGGAATTGGACTAATAGTTCGTAACTTTGCAGGTGAGCAGCAGGCAGCTGAATGCATCTACCTAGAGGAGATAAGGAATGTTGCGCAGAGGCTAAAGCTGGAGAACGTACACTTTGAACTTGACGCTAAAACAGTAGTGGAAGCGGTTAATAACAACGCTCCTATATATTGGCAATTACTCAATTTTATTAAAGATATTCAGTCTTTTTTTAGTATTTTTCGTTCTTGGAAATGTTCTTACATTCCAAAGGAAGGCAATAAAGTTGCAGATATACTCTCTAGACTAGATAGAGAGAAAGCTCTTTCAGTTGCTTGGTCTAAATTTTCGCCTGTGGAAATAAGGGCTCAACTGTCTGAAGACAATATTCATGTAGTGAACTAATGCTTTATCAATACAATTattcttttcttcaaaaaaaaaatgatactaaacttacaacctttggaatcattagagtacttggaagtaacgaagatttcgagtagtgttgaagaaccaagaagatcaggcatgtggaagagaagatacaaagtttatttatttattttgtattccatatgtattgatagttttgtcactaaaattgacaaagggggagattgttagagcactgcttggccgaactcgcatgcatggatatctcaagcatgtttgtcaatgttagtgatcaaaactatgagtcttgatttctagtatacttatagctaagtctcggactaggatagaaagtgtagttgagctcaagaactccatggcgatcatcatacaagacgaagaactactcaaggaactggtggaacttcatcgactaaaaggtatgtgaagacttgaacttatctatcactcaaaagtctatctactctatctcctatcttgagacaaaagtcatttttctatatagactatgattataaacatttgctatttcgagccgagtttatctcacttatctatttctcgaaatttgtgttggtaagctttcgctttggctaagttcatctttactagtgacgaaagtcatgttatgtttcaattacttgaaaatggctttgacgaaaaattatttgtgaataacaatcatataacgtcctctaagaatgtttcaatgattgaaatgagagtttaggttatataaccatggttggatataaacattgtgaggtaactcatacatgtataagtccttattccttgaaccaaagtatccgtactttgttgatcaggaaaaccagaactagagtccgcgaacccagtttgcgtactgtcggaggttctcatccggagaaattctgatggagtttgtaaattgaaaaaaaacttattccgggtacttaagtccgcgtaccaagtcctcgtacttaagttggttattttctaaaaactattattcgtgaacttaaacttatataaactaaggaatgcaagtttgcaaaccgtggctataaagttcatgaattgatcaaatcgtttttgtttcaattgtgcctattataaagatataagaaattgaacaactctctaactagttcatttgagtcatttgaactagttatggtaaagaagaatatggttgatatgaaagtgctcatatgtaaccatttggttaactactgttgaaccaactagatgtacatgatCGGGTACGGTTTCACGAACCtagatgaacgtgcatttcatttatgtgtaacaagataagtttcgatctaacggttgaaagatattagcttgaatctaatcaggttttcatctaacggtgaatattgaatgctttgttactaagctaacattgattgcaaaccctgatttgaaaggttatataaaggagaactctagcaactgggaaacctaatcccaattgctagagtctgtatcggctagtgtctgtatcggcttaatacagtgtgtgttcaatatggactaggtcccggggttcttctgcatttgcggtttcgccgttaacaaaacttcttgtgtctgtgttatttcttttccgcattatattttgttatataattgaaatatcacaggttgtgcattgaatcgatcaattaggaaatccaaactttggttgttgattgatccttgaaaattggtctttggtaccgttcaagtgatttctcttgtattcaattagactcgcagatttctatttgcttgagtaagtattaaatcgagaaagagagacatgactctttgatatacttttattaagattgagtctgactgtctagttgattctcttaaaagtatactggatttagtccatacatattgataatcgaaatattgggggtggttgttagacccccacttttttcacatacatttggttcccggttttggacttatacactaatgtgcgaacacattatatgcttatatccaaagatggttacatgttctaaactctttagttcaatcattaaaacattcttagagtttgttaaatagaggttattcacacactatttttcatcaaagcgattttcaatatattgaaataatcaacatgactttcgtcaattgtaaaaatgaacttggccaaagcgaaagcttaccaacacatatttcgagaaatatgtaagcgagttagactcagctcgaaacaataaattgttccacatattcaaaaattacccaacacaatatgcgcgccccaattcttttgcaatcctcatcgcatttactagggcttcttggtgaggatgcacttccaacacaatcaggttgtgttgaggtgaacaaaatcttgctcactacaggtatttgaaacaaaatcatttatggactctaggaatttaacaacttccttgaaactttcaataattgttccatacctttttaagatgttatcccttgtcgaactcttgtctaggAGATTCTTCTTAATAGCacttgttgctttattgatcttctttggtacccatttctaagcagcttttggagcaacgtatttctttttctcccccaatataattatgaaacttcttggggggaatactggaagaactgatattatgagactcagtttttctccagtttggaacatcagatcttgtctttttaacagaatcagatctggttttatctcttttatgaaatctgcaattcctttgcaagtgacctggatttccacaataaaagcaatgtttagtaaaatggaaaaagttatgtttagtgttacctgaatgtgtatgtgctttctTTGGAGCTCGACATAATTCCCTATTTTCGTCATTgacagttggtagagatacttcacttttgtcgaCCGTGAaaagttttggttgagaagaatctttagctctgACAAATTTTAACTCTTTGCAAGTaccaggagcgtctattccttcaaaTCCGAATCCTCGTATATCttgatgaattctacatgctcccaatattgaggttaatttatctgagctgttatttctagacaaactctcttttaagctcgaggtttcttcttccaaccttttgaccttttcaagtgaaataactagatcattcttggatgattcacattgaactttgagatcttctcgttccgaatcaaataacaagttcatctcaatgttctccaagttatctagctttgcttaaAGAGTAATTTCTCGATATCGactttcggcaatttcttctttaagatttcgtatttcgttgagataatctcttgcaccaatagaatcaagttggtcttgcaattctttattccgactacgaagtctgtcatatttaactttctcactgaaaatggtgcttttagcttccgagagtttcttatgacattctttaagaagattattagcaactggatcaacatggaacacttcttcgtcagaatcaaaatcaatatccgaaagaatttttccagaagctaatgcaacctcgcctacgtactcttggtgatcataacattcaggtccatcatcaagagtaggcaaagctgctgcatatgccgattgtttACGACTCCATCTAGGGAAATCCGAAGAAaaatgcccgaaaccacgacagttatagcattgtacatagTTAGAATATGTTGTAACTTGAGAGAAACTTTTTTTCCTATCTCTCAAGAG
This genomic stretch from Papaver somniferum cultivar HN1 chromosome 5, ASM357369v1, whole genome shotgun sequence harbors:
- the LOC113279621 gene encoding uncharacterized protein LOC113279621, which translates into the protein MPNKSFVPSVGRAGGLLLLWKDGFSFSIVHQDDKIFHTRIINNPNRGEWCLTCVYGTPYNHEKEAQWSLIQNLGRSINKPWVVIGDLNITFTPSDRNTDCNNITSNDFVDIIKDSDLTDLGFCGKPYTWPSNKHGTCRFKSRLDRALGNSEWFLVYPDSVLKHLHHYGSDHTPILLELSNKNRLSNTRHVFSLWIKITFGDFNKRITDLQSDLSSLQSADVNGSNTEEVIKLESEIRQLNEIEASSNRKKSRDHFYNDMDMNSRWAPGFYQTQCLVVKEDVCKTIQSFFHSGFLLQQLNNTRVSLIPKVQVVNKPEDFRPIALCNTVYKIISKIIALRLKKHIAKIISPMQSAYVPGRLISENICLVQEIVQAMKKKEGLSGHIALKMDMSKAFDRLEWSFLLDILKQFGFSDKFRQLISQCISTT